In one Ischnura elegans chromosome 13, ioIscEleg1.1, whole genome shotgun sequence genomic region, the following are encoded:
- the LOC124170047 gene encoding putative nuclease HARBI1, with translation MTGKITFIQQNGAESEASSTSSDEEVLNIVRFVPRMRVIRERQNPFHLYNDEEFCERFRLNKNLVMDILQKIENNLKPLTRRSKSITPLNQLLITLRFFATGTFQIVVGDTFRVHKSTVCRIIKKVTHQLALLRPQYICFPKNENLVNVKTKFFNVAGFPSVIGCIDGTHIPIQSPGGDNAELFRNRKGYFSINVQVVCDADLKIIDIVSRWPGSTHDSTIFNASFIHAQLEAKELGSGYLLGDSAYPCRPYLMTPVANPATAAEHRYNSSHIKTRNIVERAIGVWKRRFPCLSLGLRTTINTTLSVIVATAILNNLAIIPDDHIDDVDDFGEAEDQAIEENPNALGNAIRYTIIDTYFN, from the exons atgactggtaaaatcacattcatccaacAG AATGGAGCGGAGAGTGAAGCATCCTCAACATCCTCTGATGAAGAAGTACTTAATATAGTGAGATTTGTACCAAGAATGAGAGTCATAAGGGAGCGACAAAATCCATTCCACCTCTACAATGATGAAGAATTTTGTGAAAGATTCAGATTGAATAAGAATTTGGTTATGGACAttctgcaaaaaattgaaaataatttaaagccaCTGACTAGAAGAAGCAAGTCCATCACACCTCTCAACCAATTACTCATTACCCTAAGATTTTTTGCCACAGGAACTTTTCAAATAGTTGTAGGAGATACATTTAGAGTTCATAAATCAACAGTTTGCAGGATTATTAAGAAAGTAACACATCAATTGGCCCTCCTCCGTCCACAGTACATTTGTttccctaaaaatgaaaatttagttaatgtgaaaacaaagttttttaatgTTGCTGGGTTTCCTTCTGTGATTGGTTGCATTGATGGTACACACATACCAATTCAGTCTCCAGGGGGAGATAATGCAGAACTGTTCCGCAATAGAAAAGGCTATTTCTCCATCAACGTGCAGGTTGTTTGTGATGCAGACCTAAAAATCATCGATATTGTTTCCCGATGGCCTGGGTCCACACACGATAGTAcaattttcaatgcttcctttatTCATGCTCAATTAGAAGCTAAAGAGTTAGGTAGTGGTTATCTTTTGGGAGACAGTGCCTATCCTTGCAGGCCCTACCTAATGACACCCGTAGCTAATCCAGCCACAGCTGCAGAGCATCGATATAATTCTTCCCATATAAAAACAAGGAACATTGTTGAGAGGGCAATAGGGGTATGGAAAAGGAGGTTCCCCTGCTTATCACTTGGTCTAAGGACTACTATAAATACAACATTGTCTGTAATAGTTGCAACAGCCATTCTGAATAATTTGGCTATAATTCCTGATGATCATATTGATGATGTGGATGACTTTGGGGAGGCAGAAGATCAAGCTATTGAAGAAAACCCAAATGCTCTTGGGAATGCTATCAGATATACAATAATTGATAcctattttaattaa
- the LOC124170046 gene encoding E3 SUMO-protein ligase ZBED1-like, whose amino-acid sequence MDSKRRRSEVWHYFQKISAESAEYLFCKHQYSFKSGCTSNLFRHIKLKHPSISLDGNASKRTCHSSNESGEQVSQVPSTSAASASSLPQHPDVSIDIPQGNSSGSTLQTTMKQYIHRPLALKTSQSIDEGLVKLIVSQYLPFRLVEQPAFKSFLQLLNPNYHPPSRKTLANNYLELLYSKTAMELKEKIKKVTFCSITADGWTSATNDSYLAVTAHFICNGQLQSALLDCIYFTDRHTATNIADEIHRIIRSWDLDSKVVALISDSAANMLAAAKILGWTHIPCFAHTLNLIVQNALVEVKELQNRVKKVVEFFKRSPAAHHKLVQMQSPQGSYPTLKQEVPTRWNSTYIMFQSILRNKEPLLSTLALLKTEATLTQKDFEITEKLCHILLPFYEVTLEVSSEKHVTASKLIPLTQGMKRYLETLNFDDQEEEVSKFLAKIKSEMERRFSHIEDIPLLAEASMVDPRFKNMGFDSHKAIEKAKNNLIRKATAVSLVDEAPGTSQEIRMELETSGCVWKHLDSLVQHKICDRSPTAAAITELDKYLKEPHLLRHEDPLQWWCKNQGTFPRLFLVMQKRLCIVGSSVPCERVFSKAGNILSERRRSLKPNKLSKILFLNYNLD is encoded by the coding sequence ATGGATTCCAAAAGGAGAAGAAGCGAAGTATGGcattacttccaaaaaatatctgCAGAGTCAGCTGAATACTTGTTTTGTAAGCACCAGTACTCATTTAAGTCTGGATGCACCTCAAATTTATTCCGCCATATAAAATTGAAGCACCCATCTATCAGTCTTGATGGCAATGCCTCAAAAAGGACCTGCCATAGCTCCAATGAGAGTGGGGAGCAGGTATCACAAGTACCATCTACTTCAGCAGCCTCTGCGAGCTCCCTACCACAGCATCCTGATGTAAGCATTGATATTCCTCAAggaaattcctctggctccacaTTGCAAACAACAATGAAGCAGTATATTCACCGTCCATTAGCCTTGAAGACCAGCCAAAGTATTGATGAAGGGTTGGTGAAGTTAATTGTGTCCCAATATCTGCCATTTAGATTAGTTGAGCAGCCAGCATTTAAGTCATTCCTCCAGCTGTTGAACCCCAATTACCATCCACCATCCAGGAAAACTTTGGCCAATAATTATTTAGAGCTTCTGTACTCAAAAACAGCAATGGaacttaaggaaaaaattaaaaaagtaactttCTGTTCAATTACAGCAGATGGGTGGACTTCGGCTACAAATGATAGCTATTTGGCTGTAACAGCCCATTTTATTTGCAATGGGCAATTGCAATCGGCCCTGCTGGATTGCATCTATTTCACGGATAGGCATACAGCCACTAATATTGCAGATGAGATTCATCGCATTATTAGAAGCTGGGACTTGGACAGTAAAGTGGTGGCACTTATATCTGACAGTGCAGCAAACATGTTGGCTGCAGCTAAAATTCTAGGTTGGACACACATCCCATGTTTCGCTCACACCCTAAATTTAATAGTGCAAAATGCATTAGTAGAGGTCAAGGAACTCCAAAATAGGGTTAAGAAAGTGGTGGAATTTTTTAAGAGGAGTCCTGCTGCCCATCacaaacttgtgcaaatgcagTCTCCCCAAGGGAGCTACCCCACGTTGAAGCAGGAGGTGCCAACCAGGTGGAATTCCACGTACATCATGTTTCAATCCATTTTAAGAAACAAAGAGCCTCTATTATCCACCCTAGCTCTACTTAAAACAGAGGCAACATTAAcacaaaaagattttgaaatcacTGAAAAGTTATGTCATATTTTATTGCCATTCTACGAGGTTACCCTAGAAGTTAGCTCAGAAAAACATGTGACAGCATCAAAATTAATACCCCTCACTCAAGGCATGAAGAGGTACTTAGAGACCCTGAATTTTGATGATCAGGAAGAGGAGGTGtcaaaatttttggcaaaaattaagaGTGAGATGGAGAGGAGGTTCTCGCATATTGAGGACATACCTCTGCTAGCCGAGGCATCCATGGTAGACCCTCGTTTCAAAAATATGGGCTTCGATAGTCATAAAGCTAtcgaaaaagctaaaaataatttgattagaaAAGCAACAGCTGTTTCTCTCGTCGATGAAGCCCCAGGTACTAGCCAGGAAATTAGAATGGAGCTGGAAACATCTGGGTGTGTGTGGAAGCACTTAGATTCTCTTGTGCAACACAAAATCTGTGATAGGTCCCCAACTGCTGCTGCTATAACTgaattggataaatatttgaaGGAACCACATCTTCTACGACATGAAGATCCTCTTCAGTGGTGGTGCAAAAATCAAGGAACATTCCCAAGACTTTTCCTGGTGATGCAGAAAAGACTGTGCATAGTTGGTTCCTCTGTGCCATGCGAAAGAGTTTTCTCCAAGGCAGGAAACATCTTATCTGAAAGGAGGAGGAGCCTGAAACCTaacaaactttcaaaaattttattcctaaattataATCTCGATTAA